Proteins from a single region of Chloroherpeton thalassium ATCC 35110:
- the hemE gene encoding uroporphyrinogen decarboxylase codes for MLKNDLFLRALRREPCERTPIWVMRQAGRYLPEYREVRSKADFVTLCKTPELAAEVTVQPIDIIGLDAAIIFSDILVIPEAMGMGLEIIESKGPRLYEPIRSAADIDRLVVPDVADKLGYVADAIRLTKKQLDDRVPLIGFAGAAWTLFTYAVEGGGSKNYRFAKELIYNHPDQAHKLLGKISQVITDFLLLQIEVGVNAVQIFDSWASALSEDDYKTFALPYIKQSVEAVKSKHPDIPVIVFAKDANTILTDLADTGCDALGLSWNIDIARARQELNDRVALQGNLDPTVLYASPERIREEAGKILAKFGQHTEKSGHVFNLGHGILPDVNPEHLKALVDFIKEESGKYHQA; via the coding sequence ATGCTCAAAAACGATCTTTTTTTACGTGCTTTACGTCGTGAGCCTTGCGAACGTACCCCAATTTGGGTGATGCGTCAAGCTGGCCGCTATTTGCCGGAATATCGCGAAGTCAGAAGTAAAGCCGATTTTGTGACGCTATGCAAAACGCCAGAACTCGCTGCTGAGGTAACCGTTCAACCAATTGATATTATTGGATTAGACGCTGCGATTATTTTCTCCGATATTCTCGTCATTCCGGAAGCAATGGGAATGGGGCTTGAAATTATTGAGTCCAAAGGCCCTCGTTTGTACGAACCCATCCGCTCGGCTGCCGATATTGATCGCCTTGTCGTTCCAGACGTGGCCGATAAGCTGGGTTATGTTGCCGATGCCATTCGCTTAACCAAAAAGCAACTTGATGACCGCGTGCCGCTTATCGGTTTTGCTGGCGCCGCTTGGACGCTTTTCACTTATGCCGTTGAAGGTGGTGGATCGAAAAATTATCGTTTCGCGAAGGAATTGATCTACAACCATCCCGATCAAGCCCATAAGCTTTTAGGCAAAATTTCACAAGTGATTACCGATTTCCTCTTGCTTCAAATTGAAGTTGGTGTGAATGCGGTTCAGATTTTTGACTCTTGGGCAAGCGCACTGAGCGAAGACGATTATAAAACTTTTGCATTGCCATATATCAAGCAATCCGTGGAAGCGGTTAAATCAAAGCATCCTGATATTCCGGTGATTGTGTTCGCCAAAGACGCCAACACCATTTTGACAGACCTTGCCGACACCGGCTGTGATGCACTCGGCCTTAGCTGGAACATCGATATTGCTCGCGCTCGTCAGGAATTGAACGATCGCGTTGCACTTCAAGGTAACCTTGATCCAACCGTTCTTTACGCCTCACCTGAGCGCATTCGTGAAGAAGCTGGAAAAATTTTGGCAAAATTCGGCCAACACACCGAAAAATCTGGCCATGTATTCAACTTAGGACACGGCATTCTTCCTGATGTCAACCCAGAACACCTGAAAGCATTGGTTGACTTCATCAAAGAAGAAAGCGGCAAATATCAT